Proteins encoded in a region of the Vicia villosa cultivar HV-30 ecotype Madison, WI linkage group LG5, Vvil1.0, whole genome shotgun sequence genome:
- the LOC131607647 gene encoding auxin-responsive protein SAUR32-like, with translation MKVKKGCVAVQVGSEEQGDATVTDSQRFLIPISYLYHPLFNNLLDMAYESYGYSTDGPLKLPCSVDDFLHLRWLIEKESTPHHHHHHHHHHHYLPYALYFISC, from the coding sequence ATGAAGGTGAAGAAGGGATGTGTAGCAGTTCAAGTTGGTTCTGAGGAACAAGGTGATGCTACTGTCACTGATTCTCAAAGATTTCTAATCCCTATTTCATATCTTTATCATCCTCTTTTCAACAATCTTCTTGACATGGCTTACGAGAGTTACGGCTACAGCACTGATGGTCCTCTCAAGCTGCCTTGTTCGGTTGATGACTTTCTTCACCTCCGGTGGCTGATTGAAAAAGAATCAACAcctcaccaccaccaccaccatcatcatcatcatcactatctCCCTTACGCCTTGTATTTCATCTCTtgttaa